CGTCGCGACCATCCTCGCGCTCCAGCATGGCCTCATCCCGCCGACGATCAACCTCGAGCAGCCCGACCCCGAGTGCGATCTCGATTACGTGCCGAATAGCGCGCGCCCGGCGGCGTTGCAGATCGCGATGTCGAACTCATTCGGGTTTGGCGGGATCAATGGCGTGCTGATATTTCAGAAGCCGGGGGGCGTGTAAGCGCGCTGTGCGTGGGGTGCTACGCCATCAGCAGCGCCGGGGGCGCGCTAGGCAGCAGTAGGGCGATCCGGCGCAGCAGATCATCGAGGTCGAACGGCTTGTTGACCAGGTCGACGCAGCCAAGGGTGCGGATCCACGACCAGGGTAGCAGCGTGTTGTAGAGCGTGGCGCCGAGGATCGGCGTGGTGGCCAGATCCGGCTCGGCGTGCAGGCGCCGCGTGGTGTTCCAGGCCGGCTGGCCCGGCAGCGACACTGCTGTGAGGATCAGATCCGGCCGCACCGCGCGCGCGGCCCGTAGCGCCTCTTCGCCGGTGGCCGCCTCGACGACCTGGTAGCCTACGCTGCGCAACAGGCGGCCGAGCACATCGCGGTGGTCGGCGGTGTCGTCGATGATCAGGATGGTGTATGGTAGCATAGGGTGCTCGCGTCGGGCCGCATGCTTGTGCGTACACTTACACAATGCGGTGGCCGGCTAAAAAGGTTCGCCCACGAACTATTTTAACTGAATGTTCACGAATGAGAATGATAGCATGTGGTCTAGCTGATGGCGATGCGTTGTCGAAGCTGTGTCGAGATGCTGTCGGCGCCGCGTAGCCCACACTCTTATATGCGATCGTATACGCCGATTGGGTTGGCGCGGCCGGCGCGGCCGCAGCAGGCGCCCAATACATTGCGCCACCACGTCGGGATGCCTGGTGAATCGAGTGCTGCGATAGGGCGCCTGCGGCGTTGCTGCGAGCCGAGGGAGCAAGCATGAGCTGGGATCTGGTTGGCCACGAGTGGGCGATCGACCTGCTGCGGCGCTCGATCGCCGGCGGCCGCGCGGCGCATGCCTACCTGATCAGCGGCCCGGCCGGCGTCGGCAAATCGCGGCTGGCCCAGCAGCTGGCGCAGGCCTTGAACTGTGAGCGCGGCCCGTTTGCCAGCGCGCAGGCGGCCGAGCCATGCCGCGAGTGCCGCACCTGCAAGCGCATCGAGCGCGGCAACTACCCCGATGTGCGCGTGGCCGGAATGGCCAGCCAGACGGCCGGGCTGAAGCCCGACGAGGCCGCGCGCCAGAAAGATCTCAAGATCGACACAGTGCGCGAGTGGCTGGCCGACATCAACCTGCGGCCCTACGAAGGCCGCCGGCGCGCGTTCATCCTGCACGACGCCGAGCGGCTGACCGAGGCGGCCTCGAACGCCATGCTCAAGACGCTCGAGGAGCCGCCGCCCTACGCCACCCTGATTCTCGTGGCGCATACTGCCGGCGAGCTGCTCCCCACGATCGCCTCGCGCTGCCAGCCGCTCAAGCTGCGCCCGGCGCCGCGCGCGGCCGTTGCTGCGGCGCTGTGCGCGCGCTTTGGCCTGGCAGCCGGTGATGCCGACCTGCTGGCGGCCTGGAGTGCTGGGCGTATCGGCTGGGCCATCCGTATGATCGAGGCGCCCGAAGAGCTCGAGGCACGCCAGCACCAGCTCGACGAGCTGCTGGAGATGCAGCTGCAGCCCCGCGCGGCCGGCTTCCGCTGGGCCGAAGCACGCGCGAAGGAATACCGCACCGGCGAGCAGGCAGCGGTGTTTGCGGCGATCGACCTGTGGCAGAGCTGGTGGCGCGATGTGCTGGTGGCGGCGGCTGGCTGCCCCGAGCAGATCATCCACATCGACCGGCGCGACGCGATCGTGCGGGCGGCTCAGCGCCACCAGCTGGCCGATCTGCAGCAGTTTGTGGTGCGCCTGAGCGATACCGCCCGGCAGCTGCGCGAGAACGTTAACCCCCAACTCGCGCTCGAGAACGCGCTCCTGCATCTGCCAATTATGGTATAATTCCGGTTACTCCCAGTTCGAACGTACCCTGGCTACGCAAAGGTGGTCGCCCGCATCGTTGCACAAACGGTCAGGTTTGTGCGCTGCAGCGCCGATCGCCAGGTTGTGGCACCGATGGCTTGATTGTGCATACTGGAGGATGCTCGTGAAAGATGGCTATGCCATAGAGATGCGCGACGTCGTCAAGCGCTTTGGCGAGGTCAATGCGGTCGATCACGTCTCCATGGAAATTCGCGATGGCGAGTTCTTCTCCATGCTTGGCCCATCGGGCTGCGGTAAAACCACTAGTCTGCGCATGATCGCCGGGTTTGAGTATCCAACCTCCGGCGATATTTTTTTGAACGGCGTTCCGATCGGTAACACCCCACCATTCCGCCGCAATGTCAACACCGTATTTCAGTCGTACGCGCTGTTTCCGCATATGAGCGTGGCGGAGAACGTGGCATTTGGCCTCGAG
The sequence above is drawn from the Candidatus Kouleothrix ribensis genome and encodes:
- a CDS encoding response regulator; its protein translation is MLPYTILIIDDTADHRDVLGRLLRSVGYQVVEAATGEEALRAARAVRPDLILTAVSLPGQPAWNTTRRLHAEPDLATTPILGATLYNTLLPWSWIRTLGCVDLVNKPFDLDDLLRRIALLLPSAPPALLMA
- a CDS encoding DNA polymerase III subunit delta' yields the protein MSWDLVGHEWAIDLLRRSIAGGRAAHAYLISGPAGVGKSRLAQQLAQALNCERGPFASAQAAEPCRECRTCKRIERGNYPDVRVAGMASQTAGLKPDEAARQKDLKIDTVREWLADINLRPYEGRRRAFILHDAERLTEAASNAMLKTLEEPPPYATLILVAHTAGELLPTIASRCQPLKLRPAPRAAVAAALCARFGLAAGDADLLAAWSAGRIGWAIRMIEAPEELEARQHQLDELLEMQLQPRAAGFRWAEARAKEYRTGEQAAVFAAIDLWQSWWRDVLVAAAGCPEQIIHIDRRDAIVRAAQRHQLADLQQFVVRLSDTARQLRENVNPQLALENALLHLPIMV